Genomic window (Hippoglossus stenolepis isolate QCI-W04-F060 chromosome 11, HSTE1.2, whole genome shotgun sequence):
TGAAAAGAGACTGAACATGTGCCAAAGACCCTGATGCCTCCTGAACATCCTCGgaaatattttcattctttgtACAGgtcaaaacaaagtgaaagcGAGCTCAGAAGAATCATCCTCTGTCATGTAGCAGTAAGATGAACTTTAAGGACATGAAATAACAACTAAAACCTTCTTCTGACttgaaatattacaataatgtcatatttagacatttattttgcattaatttGAATATGAAGACAGTACATTTGTATTGGAAACTTTTACCAGTCGGAATCATTTGCTCTCTCAGTTCAATAACCACGTGAtgttgacacagcagcagcttcaactTACACAACttacaaaaacctttttatatAATGCAGTGACTGTCCTTGACTCGAGTTGATCTTTAAAACCTGAATGTGGAGCAACAGGTTGCCTTtatctctcactctttctggaATATTACTGAATCTATTCCTtgtttatggaaaaaaaaagatattaaaatgtttttttctgatattattttcattcaagTATCAGTCAGATGAGCATTTTTGGTAACTTTaggtttttatagttttaaaaactgtaacTTTTGACTAATATGGatatttctgctttattttgcaTGGGAGGAAGTGTGCATGCATCATCCAGACTTTGTTTTGCAGCACAGTGTAGCATTGGTGTGCTGATTCTCTTTAAATGTCATAGAACATTTAACTTTAGCTCTGGGTCTGACTGCACCACACACCATCTGGgaagtcagatttattttctctggtTATTATTAGAGTTGAACATACTGTACGTCTCCTTGCCCCCAGTGTTCAATGTCTCTGACAGCTTATTAACCTTTCACATATCCAGGACCCTCCCAGCGTGGTCATCACAGCCAAGGTTTAAAGGAAACTGGAGTTAACAGACTTTTCAAGCAGACGGTGGTTAAACAGTATCGTCATGTTGTTCTTCATCCTCagttcaaacacattttacttaAGAATGAACAGATTTTCTTCAAAAGGGTGATTAGTATATAAAACACTTCATAAGATACAACCTCTATCCTAGTTTCCCCCCCTTGTTAATGCATCAGTGGCTGTTTTATGTAATTTCCTCTTCAGGAGGCAGTGTTTGTGATCATATCCACATCCAGTgatgttaaagcaacactgtgcgTATTTTGTTGAGCAACAGCTCCCCCTGCAGCCTTACATGCTGATTCTGTTGGCCTcacttttctaaataaaaaaatgcatctAGAAATGCCAGGCTTTCATTAATACCAATCTTGTAGATTTAAGGAAACAATTtgtgcacaaaataaaatatttgtgacAGAAAAAACTATTCATCATTCAAgttagaaaatacattttattttaagttacaCAGGACGAGTTTACAACTTGGATTCAGCGTGGATGGCAACGTAGGGGTCCTCGTCTCTGTTGCTGATCTTGAAGTGAGCGCGGCTGTCACCTCCAACGTTGATCTGCTTCCCGGTGCACCTGTTTCCTTCCTTATGGCCGGAAATGACGTCACAGTAGGCGCCACCGGGCATGCCGGTGTTCAGGGTCACATCCAGATTCCTTGAGGGGGAAGACAGGATAaatgtttttagattttaaaaacctttagAAGAACCTTGTTGAATTATTTTGATGGACAAGAATGTTGTTTAgggaaacacagacatgtttgttCCTTGGATGTAGACATGCATTACAATCTGGTcgtacacatttatttttatcttgcTAGTAATTGAGAGACATTAGTTTTTGTCAGTTCTTGTTAGATTATGAAGGTCTTACCAGTCGTCATTGTTAAAGACGATGAAACCACGATTTCCACGTCCGAAGGCGACCTGGTTGCTCTTGTTGTCCCACCAGTTGGAGTGAGGCTGTCCGTTGACCACATTACGGAACTTCACCATGTTCCTAGAGGGGagttacaaaaaatatattcatatggTCTAAACAACAGTTTCTTCAGAGGTGAACAGTGATGTGTGCACGTGCTGCGTCTCGCTTCCTGAGGACTCACTTGATCTGACGCCATCTGTGCTCACACACCCATCCATCTCCACAGGTCTGATCAGGGTTGATTGGAACTGACTTGGTGGATCCATCACCGTGGCTGGGAGGTCCCATCCAGTCATTCTGATCCTGCAATGATGGATAAatgatccaaacacacacatttcaatgcATTTACTCAATGTCACCACTTCAGTTGAAGCAACACAAGACTGAACACTGGTGTTGACTCCTGTTGGTTGTAAAAGGTTAGATAATGCACTTTCTAGATGGGTAAACAGATTTTATTGATAACGTTGATCATTGATAACTTTACCTTTCCGTTCACAATGTGTCGGTTCCAGCGGAAGCTCGACATCAGCCTGGTCACTCCGTAAGGGTGAGCCAGCATGTAGGCAACAGCCATCTTGTAGAGCTTGGGGTCCCAGAAGGTGACGATGGAAGGACCACCGGCACCGTGGCCCCTCTGGTTGTCGTGGTTGTCAACGAAGACGAAAGCATTTCCGTCGGGCATGAAACCCCAACCCTCTCCCCAGTTCCTGCAGACAAGAACACAATTATATCAATGAGTTTGAGTTTgcattaaaaagacaaaatattagATACAGTGTTTAATTCAGAAACTCCATGTCCTCAACATCACTCAAAACCTTTGCATGTAAAAACTTTTTGCTTTAACAAAAGTGATTCTAACTATGCGATGAGATGAAATTACCTCtcttaatattttaatttgaactaTGATCCAGCCAcaagagcagaaacacacataccTGGTGTAAGACAACTTCTCGCCGTTCCACTTTCTGAAGATTCCTCCCAGTCTGGCTCCATATTTAAACTCAGTTACTCTTCCCAGATGGGAGTACTCCCTGGATGTGATGGGCTCACCTCCCAGATCAATAACCTGCAGGGAAAACAGCACATAGTTGATATCATCCATGTATTCTGCATATTCCTGCACGCTGTGGTATGTTGGTGAGTTTGACGTTTAATGAGTGTACAATTACATGTTTGCACTGGAAAATCTGACTTTACAACAGATCTCGGTAATGGCAGCTCTCAAAGACGTTAACGTAGATGCTGCTGTTGCATCAGAACAAAAAATTGCACTGAACGTTTTTCTCTATGTTAAAGACgctaaaaaatatgtttaaattcaTGCTCACTGGCTGTAATGTTTTCCTTCAGGTTCAGTTCAAAGCAAAACACTAAACTGTCAAATACATGATGACATATGCACCTCCTCTATACAGGCTATGTTGTAGAGGAGTCCACGGTTTGCGTCCTGGACGATATTTTACCTTTTCTCTGTTTGAAATATTCCATCAATCCTGTgcggaaataaaacaaacagtacCTCCTGGAAGATGAAGGGTCTGGAGCCACCGGAGAACCACTTGGTGTTGAGGTTGTGCAGACGGCCGTAGACGGCCCCCAGGTCGCCGGGCCACATGTGCTTGCAGGCGTCCACTCGGAATCCAGCCACGCCCATGTCGATCAGCTTGTTCATGAAGCCGGCCACCTTGCCCCGGACGTAATCCTTCTCCAGGGCGAGGTCCAGCAGACCCACCAGGCGACAGTCACGCACCTGGAGCAGTGAAGATCAGAACTCAAAgcattatttatgatttaatttacCAATTAAAGGTCAAACGATTGGCCGACCAGGTTTATCAGCTGATTTAAGCTAATTGCAGATAAACCGGCGTCTGTGTTCATAAAGGCTTGAACTACTTTATTACCAGAGTCTTTACTGTGTAGTTAATCCACCAGAGAGTGCTGTGACTCCACTGCTGTCCACACACCAGTTCACCGATCTGAGCGCTGCACAATAGAATGTGCAGCGTCTGCATGGTGTTTACTTTATTGTGTAATACGTTCCTCCGGAATGACGATAAATCACGCCGCctcatttctcctcctgtttaACTTGCACCAAACTCCTCGTGACGCCTCTGACAGCAGCCGGGCCAGCTGCGCCTGCTTCTGCAGCACTGAGCCACTGCAATCCTCTGCTAATGGAAAACCACTCATCAGAGCTTGTTGACAAGTTTTAGCAGCAGCCCGTTGACAAATGAGATTTTATGAGTGGAACAGTCAATAAGATAATTCTAGCaagaaaatgaatgtttttctctccctcaatATCAAACTGACGGGACCTAAAACACACGTAGTTAGATACGTCCAGGACTTTTCAGTAGAAGACACCTAATGAGGTGTTAGTCTGTTCATTGTGCCTCAGTTACTTAATTATGTCCATTATTTCCTGATTTGCATGTCAGCACAGTTACAATAGGTGCATTGAAAATATCCGATTCCAGAGTTAACCCCCTGAGCTGCTGTCCTTTACATATTTATAACATTTCAAAGGAGCTGGTAATATCATACCAATGAAAACCCAATAACTAAATGTATAGAATcctcattaaaatatatttatgtagaTATATCGTCATCAGACTTAAAACTCTTGAATATTGAAATCATCAGTGGCCTTTAAAGTCCTACATAGTAAGGCTCTCATTCAGATTAGTGTGACGaccaaatatatcaaatgaatTAAGTCAGTGTGACTAAAACAACGGAATAAATAACACATGTAAGGATGAGTGGACTCTATAGAAGGGGCCAGGGAATTTCCCCTCAGTTTTCTCAGTGGCATTCTTTACCTGATTGGAGTCACCATAGTTCTCAATGTTTCCACTGCCAGTCCTGCATTTGCGCTGAACCAGCTTCCACACGAGGAGTGCGTTCCCTCTCCGCCACCGGCTCCACACATGTGGTTGACGACAGCGTCCACGTAGATGTTgacctgcaacacaaacactcaacacttATCCTCCTATCTGTTATTTCCACACCTCCCCTCACACATTACTCTCATTGTTCATGTCAGAGCTGTGCTGTTCTCCACTGGTTCAGCCCGAAGACAGAGACGTTAATTCACATCAACCATTGTTTACCCCGGCGTTGTTGCATCTGGTGATCATGTCTCTCAGCTCGTTCTCGCTGCCAGATCGGGAGCACAGGTTGTAGCTGATTGGCTGGTATCTCTGCCACCAGGGCCTCCAGGGGCTGCCCAGCACGATGTGCTCGTTTGGAGGAGAGATCTGAGCAGCACACAGGAGAAGACAATAATCAACCATTTCAAAACAGGGGCTGTCAGTATGAACACAATCACTTGACAGGGAAGTGAGTGGACAATGCACTGCACCATTTGCATTACTTATACTTTTGCTTTGTAATACATTTAGGGGAAATGTTGTATCCAGAAATATCTGTATTGTTTTGGTACTAAATTCTAAATCAAGTGAAAGAAAGATGCCAAACAGGGACATTTCCAAAAAGCTGTTTTCTAATTATAAAGCaagatttgtgttttgtatccttattttgttttcatttcactgtatCTTCAATATTAGAAGTTTACGTTTCCTTCCCTAGCTCCAAATgattgtctttatttgtttagaTTTGGTTTCTATCACCCTGAAAAGGCAATTGTTCTCAATCTGAAAGTCAATGAAAGAAACAACCTCTTTACCTGGAATCAACTGTTACCTGAGGGAATTGCACAGCTCctctcattttaattaaagataAGTATTTAGTCATCACATACAGGCAGGTAATTAAAGTGGGATTCACACTTTGTGATACATTACATGATGTCTGCATTCAGATGCTAAAAACAGCTCCTCTGTATCAGCTACCTGAAAAGATGAGAATATCCTCCATCTTCTAAGTCATTTAGATGCTTCCCACCTGTGTTCCTTCATACACACCTGAACTCCACCAAAGCCATTGGGACCCAGGAAGCGCTCGCACTCTGCGGCGATGTCGGCCCAGCGCCACTCGAACAGGTGCACGATGGCCGTCCTGCCGTGCTTGGTGTGCGGGTTGTGTTGGGCGAGGCCGAGCCCGAACAGAGCCACCAGAATGAACCACTTCATGCTTTCTCTGGATGAGAGAGAAAaccacactctgctgctgcatcgCCATCACTATTTATACACATCTTCTGTCTCCGCTGCACCAATGAGGGGCCGACAAACATGTCCGCTGGTGGAGGTCGAGCAGGTGCTTGTTTCTCATGGCCTCCACACCATCTCTCAAAAAACACACCATCAAGACAAATATGTTAGGATGCATGAGGTGTGCATGATGCCTATATGCCCCAATATAACACATCTGTTGAATTTGAGTATAACTTTGTGTAGAGGTCAAAACAAACTTAAACGCTGCTGGCGAGAATCACATTCACCTCATAATGTGGCCGTAAAATGTAATTCAACAATTTAGCAACAACATCGGCCCTCAAGATCATTATAACCTCATTTTAAACTTAACAATAACACTACAATCACTACTTAATTCAAGCTAAAAGCTCTCACTGCTGAAATTAAATTTATTCTGCTTTTGTAGACTATTTGTTTGCTCTGTCAAATAACCAAGTGCTGTTGCAAACTTCAATCTatccattacattacattatgttTGTTAATTGGCTGTCCTCGTCCTTAATTTGCAATTTAGCTCCAATTTAAATAACAGgtattatttctgtttgatgTTTATGTGCTCTTTATCTCATGGTTTTGTCCTGAAATTGGAATTTTATGAGGACATTTTAACTATATCTTGGATCCctgatattatattatgtttGATTAGGACATTAAATATACATCATCATTGAAGATAATATAAATTCAatgattaatatatatatattctcgTATCACagcatgtatatatatgtatatacaaatTGAGTTTTAATAATTATCAGATCTTACATCCAATTGAGCCGTTATTATTAAATTACAGCAGCAGGGGTCAGTTTTACATAACCGATGCTATAGAGGCACAaaaaagtagaaagaaaaagaaatgttggaGGTGTGGCTGTTAAGAAACACACCTTGTATAACTTTACAGTGTTGTTATCCACTGTGCAtcaagaaaaaacaatacagataAGCAAGGCTCGAGTGAGAAGGGTCAGGGGTCAGATAGGTTATGTAGAACAAGGTAACTAAACCAGTCCTGACAAAACAGGAGAGTTTCCCATGAGGGGCTTCAACCGGACCCTCCGCTCACTCACTGTATCTGGGTGAAGGGTTGAGCTGTGAGTGTGCGTCAGCTCAGGAGCAAaatatttgttgtgttgcaTCTGGTGAATTCTACAAAACGACTTAATTCACCTTCCAGAAGCTGtttctgcacaaacaaacaaacaactgctgCAGGAATGTTTCAAACAGTCTAACAGATAATCTGCAACTCAAATGAAGAGAATCCTACACAGGTCAGATTACAAATAATACAATAGTTACTTTTCATATCATCCAGTAATAGACTACAAATATTTAGTGAGATATTAAAACTACCTGTTGGAAAAAGTAGTGTCGCTGGCTCTTGCACCTCTGAATATTCACTCACACttcttaaagctgcattaacaAACCACTATATTAATGCATATGCAGTAAGTATCGAGAACTAAATGATATGTCGTGAGTCAAGTCTAATATTTCAACAAAACTCCATAATTCCCTTGAACTTAATCAgtattttttcatattgttttactgtctctgtctttttccaaATAGTCCAATTAGTCTGTGTGACTTTCTGTTCATGGAGTTTTATTTAAACTTGTGTAAGTTCCTTCATAAGTGGTTTAACCTGCCTTTGGTCAAACTGACCTCAATATTATAATATCTCTACAGAGACATTGCTATGTATGATAAATTAATGCACATTTCCATAACTTTTGGCAGACAAATATATACAGAATGTGTCATTCACAGcccaaatttaataaaaaacatgaaatatttcccAATGTGGTGTAATTATTGATTTGAAGTGAAGTGAACAGGTTTACTTTAGTTAATTAGGTTTTAATAAGGTCTGATCTACTTAATAatgctgtatttatttctatcaGCATCACACAGGTTTACTCTGTAATGTGGAATCTCATGAAGCCCTGAATGTGTTGCAGTGacacagcagctctctctctctctgtgcagcagcttaTTTAACAGATATGATGGGATGTGCTTTCATTTGACAACAGCTCCTCCAATGGTTCTCGAGAGAAACTGCTTCCCTTAAAACAACATGtagtcacacacatgcatcataATGTGTTCACCTCAAGTCCTATAACAACATTTACCCCTAAATTAATTATAAGAAAATGCAGGTACAGAAAATTAGACataattattttgtttacaATATGAAATTAACTGATTAgctattattatatatcattgAAATTGTGAGGAAAGGATCATAAGCAAGTtttgtaaataatatttttctgaATTATTGAATGTATTATCCCATATTATTATTCAAGTGGATTATTTGGGCAGCAGAGCCATATGGACTCATAACccacaacataaaaatgtatgtactTGTGACACCGGGGGTGTTTTGCATAACAGAGGGCAGTGGATGCCACACCGGCTgcagtcatgtgtgtgtgtgttgaagctttaaataaaaataaattaataaataaaaaaacctgtTATTCCTCATCATGCCACATCCCACCTGCTCCCTGTCTGACCCAGCTGCTGCACCTCCGGTCCCCCCCGCCGACAGCGTGTCAAACGGACATCTGACCTCCCTTACCGGGTTCCGTTCCGGGTCGCTCCTCCCAGCGAGGCTGTGGGTCACAGGCGTGTAAAAGTGAAAGGGCCCCTGGCACGTTTGTGGTGGAAACACTCGCTAATGACGGTGCAGACTGTGAGTGTTGACACATAAGGACTAAAGGGATGAGGACCTCATTTTACAGTGGAGCTTTTGTTCTAAGGTTGTGATGCCCTGTCTAGACGGGGAGAGTCTGAAAGTTATCCTCTGCAACCTGGGTTCATTATATAATTAGATCATCTGAAGCCAGTCCTATTTTCTTTGGTACTGTCGAAAATAtaatagtttattatttttaggttaaatggcaaaaaaaaaatgaaatacatataAAATTAAGTTTGCTAATGATTAAAAAACctggaaataaatgtaagtgGGGCAttgaaataaagtatttaatcaCGTTTCCTttcttaaatcttaaatattACATTGTGAATGTCTGTCCCAGTGATTTACTTTGTTATAGACAAAGGAAATTATACTATGAGGGTTTAATGTGATGGGACTTTTTCCACATATGCACCAAAATCCTctatttttgtgattttcttgTCTTTTGAATCACATGTGATGTATTTCTTCAGCTCTTTCATGGTAACAACAGGATCACATTTCAATACTGTATTGAAGGAATCAGTGGCTGGAGGTTTTCACACGTGTGATGCATCCTGCTCCGTGGGCAGAGATCTCCAAAGGGGAGTTAAGGCTCTAAACGTTGCTCATTTCTTCCCACGGGCCCCAAAAATTCCAGTCAAACCAAAAGTCCCTTCCTGTATGAACAACACAGGCCGTACCTCCGGGG
Coding sequences:
- the LOC118117882 gene encoding LOW QUALITY PROTEIN: alpha-amylase (The sequence of the model RefSeq protein was modified relative to this genomic sequence to represent the inferred CDS: inserted 1 base in 1 codon), whose translation is MKWFILVALFGLGLAQHNPHTKHGRTAIVHLFEWRWADIAAECERFLGPNGFGGVQISPPNEHIVLGSPWRPWWQRYQPISYNLCSRSGSENELRDMITRCNNAGVNIYVDAVVNHMCGAGGGEGTHSSCGSWFXRKCRTGSGNIENYGDSNQVRDCRLVGLLDLALEKDYVRGKVAGFMNKLIDMGVAGFRVDACKHMWPGDLGAVYGRLHNLNTKWFSGGSRPFIFQEVIDLGGEPITSREYSHLGRVTEFKYGARLGGIFRKWNGEKLSYTRNWGEGWGFMPDGNAFVFVDNHDNQRGHGAGGPSIVTFWDPKLYKMAVAYMLAHPYGVTRLMSSFRWNRHIVNGKDQNDWMGPPSHGDGSTKSVPINPDQTCGDGWVCEHRWRQIKNMVKFRNVVNGQPHSNWWDNKSNQVAFGRGNRGFIVFNNDDWNLDVTLNTGMPGGAYCDVISGHKEGNRCTGKQINVGGDSRAHFKISNRDEDPYVAIHAESKL